The following coding sequences lie in one Oryza brachyantha chromosome 10, ObraRS2, whole genome shotgun sequence genomic window:
- the LOC102706785 gene encoding CASP-like protein 5A2: MRASRPVVHPVEAPPPAAVVAAVAVEAGGAAAAAAVHGENAQPRGVRMKDPPGAPGTPGGLGLRLVQAFFAAAALAVMASTDDFPSVSAFCYLVAAAILQCLWSLSLAIIDIYALLVKRSLRNPQAVCIFTIGDGITGTLTLGAACASAGITVLIGNDLNICANNHCASFETATAMAFISWFALAPSCVLNFWSMASR; this comes from the exons ATGCGGGCGAGCCGGCCGGTGGTGCACCCGgtggaggcgccgccgccggctgcggtggtggcggcggtggcggtggaggccgggggagcggcggcggcggcggccgtacATGGGGAGAACGCGCAGCCTCGAGGGGTGCGGATGAAGGACCCGCCGGGGGCGCCCGGGACGCCCGGCGGCCTCGGGCTCCGCCTCGTGCAGgccttcttcgccgccgcggcgctcgcCGTCATGGCCTCCACCGACGACTTCCCCTCCGTCTCCGCCTTCTG CTACCTTGTTGCAGCAGCCATCTTGCAATGCTTGTGGAGCCTTTCCTTAGCCATTATTGATATTTATGCACTTCTTGTGAAGCGTTCTTTGCGGAATCCCCAGGCTGTCTGTATATTTACCATCGGTGATGGG ATCACGGGAACACTAACCCTAGGTGCAGCATGTGCATCAGCAGGCATCACCGTGCTCATCGGCAATGATCTGAACATATGTGCAAACAATCACTGTGCAAGTTTTGAGACTGCAACCGCGATGGCTTTCATTAGTTGGTTTGCGCTTGCACCGTCCTGCGTCTTGAACTTCTGGTCGATGGCGTCCAGATGA
- the LOC102706505 gene encoding uncharacterized protein LOC102706505, whose amino-acid sequence MATSFDRWEKDPFFPAAEEVQESADRMESVYRRWLQERKVGGGGVEAAAASAAGGGWWRAAGDLRRELHTALGTAKWQLDELQRAIKSNYSVVLAGKDTRARHDDFVSAIGDRILEVENSLKEYNTTEGHGPLSWVRLDEGEREELAHFLSAGTYQKRDDVVTIPSAGDIEVGSNARRVKKGVSSDSSNDSSGSAESGLVSAKEETAPGHRRTASAYADIGVWCITIPDEGNGIDELSIDDLPKAPLVKSPSSSALVNALQSKPRKTKNGARKWTGADQQDVVESLPLTNSHSCQGFDGLFQRSKSSLSTSDDEDTCNKKLYGFVGAFRRLLQRSQYQVQYGRPVQLLVLAIAVLLFLIYVIRAIL is encoded by the exons ATGGCCACTTCGTTCGACCGCTGGGAGAAGGACCCCTTCTtccccgccgccgaggaggtgCAGGAGTCCGCCGACCG GATGGAGTCGGTGTACAGGAGATGGTTGCAGGAGCGGAAggttgggggtgggggtgtggaggctgcggcggcgtcggccgcgGGCGGAGGATGGTGGCGAGCCGCCGGAGATCTCCGCCGCGAGCTGCACACGGCGCTCGGTACCGCCAAGTGGCAG CTTGATGAGTTGCAGCGGGCCATTAAATCGAATTATAGTGTTGTGCTAGCTGGGAAAGATACTAGAGCTCGGCATGACGACTTTGTTTCAGCCATTGGGGATCGTATCCTGGAGGTGGAGAACTCTTTGAAAGAATATAATACTACTGAAGGGCATGGCCCTCTTAGCTGGGTTCGCTTGGATGAGGGTGAACGTGAAGAGCTAGCTCATTTCCTTTCAGCAGGAACTTATCAAAAACGAGATGATGTGGTTACAATTCCATCTGCTGGTGACATTGAGGTTGGTAGCAACGCAAGAAGGGTGAAAAAAGGTGTTTCGAGTGATAGTTCGAATGATTCTTCAGGCTCAGCAGAGTCAGGCTTAGTGTCAGCTAAAGAGGAGACAGCTCCAGGTCACAGGAGAACGGCAAGTGCCTATGCTGATATTGGAGTGTGGTGTATTACAATTCCTGATGAGGGCAATGGCATCGATGAGCTATCAATTGATGATCTGCCAAAGGCACCTTTGGTTAAGAGCCCTAGCTCTTCTGCATTAGTAAATGCCTTACAATCGAAGCCAAGAAAGACCAAGAATGGAGCCAGGAAGTGGACAGGAGCTGATCAACAGGATGTTGTGGAATCTCTTCCTCTGACAAATTCCCACTCATGCCAG GGGTTTGATGGGTTGTTCCAAAGAAGCAAAAGTTCCTTGAGCACCTCTGATGATGAGGATACATGCAATAAGAAACTTTACGGGTTTGTTGGTGCATTTCGTCGGTTACTTCAGAGGTCTCAGTATCAAGTTCAATATGGACGCCCTGTTCAGCTACTTGTCCTAGCAATTGCTGTTTTACTATTCT TAATTTATGTCATCAGGGCAATTTTGTGA
- the LOC102707063 gene encoding probable mixed-linked glucan synthase 7 gives MPPSAGLQATESLPAAKKDAFVATGDEASPEAETKLAAGGERPLVLTTRISTTTIRLYRFVIFVRIGIFVLFFMWRITYAARLISSTTDGGNMRKKAAAFRTLSIAGELWFAFMWVLDQLPKTMPVRRAVDVAALADESLLPKMDVFVTTADPDKEPPLATANTVLSILAADYPAGKMTCYVSDDGGAELTHEAVVEAARFAVLWVPFCRKHSVEPRSPEVYFNAGEAGATKGRVVARGSYKGRAWPELVRDRRRVRREYEEMRIRIDALQARRRSPASGTRLWRRHGTGDDHAGAVQVLIDSAGRGAQLGVVEGSKLIDLTSVDGHLPALVYVRREKRRGRAHHRKAGAMNALLRASAVLSNAPFILNLDCDHYVNNSEALRASVCFMIERGGAAAGHGAGAVAFVQFPQRFDGVDPADRYANHNRVFFDCTELGLDGLQGPIYVGTGCLFRRVALYGVDPPRWRTLGGVAVDAADRTKFGDSAPFLASVQVALHSEPEQSHVDDEDAIAAARALVSCSYEDRTAWGEDVGWVYGTVTEDVATGFVMHRRGWRSAYFAAAPDAFRGTAPINLADRLQQVLRWAAGSLEIFFSRNNVLLAGGRLHPLQRVAYLNTTVYPFTSLFLMAYCLLPAVPLIAGCTPDAVEDMPPTATYVAFLAALMLTLAAVAVLETRWSGIPLWEWWRNEQFWMVSATGAYLAAVAQVALKVAAGKEISFKLTTKSSPLAGTGAGAGKDDPYAELYAVRWTVLMVPTSAVLAVNVASMAAAWADTGGRRWWDWDSTAAVAALRVAFNAWVVVHLYPFALGLMGRRSKALRPILFLLGVVAYLAVRFLYLVLQFHSD, from the exons ATGCCGCCGTCAGCAGGGTTGCAGGCCACCGAGAGCTTGCCGGCGGCCAAGAAGGATGCCTTTGTGGCGACAGGCGACGAGGCGTCgccggaggcggagacgaagctggctgccggcggcgagaggcctCTCGTCCTGACGACTCGCATCTCTACCACTACCATCAGGCTGTACAG GTTCGTAATCTTTGTTCGCATCGGCATCTTCGTGCTCTTCTTCATGTGGAGAATCACCTACGCTGCTCGCCTGATCAGCTCCAccaccgacggcggcaacatgagaaagaaggcggcggcgtttCGGACGCTGTccatcgccggcgagctctGGTTCGCGTTCATGTGGGTGCTCGACCAGCTGCCCAAGACGATGCCGGTGCGGCGTGCCGTCGACGTGGCGGCGCTGGCCGACGAGTCACTGCTCCCGAAGATGGACGTGTtcgtcaccaccgccgaccCCGACAAGGAGCCGCCGCTGGCCACGGCGAACACAGTGCTGTCCATTCTCGCCGCGGACTACCCCGCCGGCAAGATGACGTGCTACgtctccgacgacggcggcgcggagctgACACACGAGGCTGTCGTGGAGGCGGCCCGGTTCGCGGTGCTGTGGGTGCCGTTCTGCCGGAAGCACAGCGTCGAGCCGAGGAGCCCGGAGGTGTACTTCAACGCCGGCGAGGCTGGTGCTACCAAGGGGAGGGTGGTGGCGAGGGGGAGCTACAAGGGGAGGGCGTGGCCGGAGCTGGTGCGGGACAGGAGACGGGTGCGCCGGGAGTACGAGGAGATGCGGATTCGGATCGATGCGCTGCAGGCCCGGCGCCGGTCTCCGGCGAGCGGAACACGCCTCTGGCGGCGCCACGGCACCGGCGACGACCACGCCGGAGCCGTGCAGGTACTGATCGATTCCGCTGGGCGTGGAGCACAGCTCGGCGTCGTCGAGGGGAGTAAGCTCATCGACCTCACCTCCGTCGACGGGCACCTCCCGGCGCTCGTCTACGTGCGCCGGGAGAAGCGCCGTGGCCGCGCACACCACCGGAAGGCGGGCGCCATGAACGCGCTGCTGCGCGCCTCCGCGGTGCTCTCCAACGCGCCGTTTATCCTCAACCTGGACTGCGACCACTACGTCAACAACTCGGAGGCACTCCGAGCCAGCGTCTGCTTCATGATTGAACGCGgcggggccgccgccggccacggcgCTGGCGCGGTCGCGTTCGTCCAGTTCCCGCAGCGGTTCGACGGCGTCGACCCCGCCGACCGCTACGCCAACCACAACCGCGTCTTCTTCGACTGCACCGAGCTCGGGCTTGACGGCCTCCAGGGCCCCATCTACGTCGGCACCGGCTGCCTGttccgccgcgtcgcgctgTACGGCGTCGACCCGCCGCGCTGGAGAACGCTCGGCGGTGttgccgtcgacgccgccgaccgTACCAAGTTCGGCGACTCGGCGCCGTTCCTTGCCTCGGTACAGGTGGCTCTGCACAGCGAGCCGGAGCAGAGTCACGTCGACGACGAAGACGCCATTGCCGCGGCCCGTGCGCTCGTGTCGTGCTCGTACGAGGACAGGACGGCATGGGGCGAGGACGTCGGATGGGTATATGGCACGGTGACCGAAGACGTGGCCACCGGCTTCGTCATGCACCGGCGAGGGTGGCGCTCCGCCtacttcgccgccgcgcccgacgcGTTCCGCGGCACCGCGCCGATCAACCTCGCCGACCGCCTGCAGCAGGTGCTGCGCTGGGCGGCGGGCTCCCTCGAGATCTTCTTCTCCCGCAACAACgtgctcctcgccggcggccggctgcACCCGCTGCAGCGCGTCGCGTACCTCAACACGACGGTCTACCCGTTCACGTCGCTCTTCCTGATGGCCTACTGCCTCCTCCCGGCGGTCCCGCTCATCGCTGGCTGCACACCAGACGCCGTGGAGGACATGCCGCCGACGGCCACGTACGTCGCGTTCCTCGCGGCGCTGATGCTGACGCTGGCGGCGGTCGCCGTGCTGGAGACGAGGTGGTCGGGGATCCCGCTCTGGGAGTGGTGGCGGAACGAGCAGTTCTGGATGGTCTCGGCGACGGGCGCGTACCTGGCCGCGGTGGCGCAGGTGGCGCTCAAGGTCGCGGCGGGGAAGGAGATATCGTTCAAGCTGACCACGAAGTCGTCACCGCtcgccggcaccggcgccggcgccggtaaGGACGACCCGTACGCGGAGCTGTACGCGGTGAGGTGGACGGTGCTGATGGTGCCGACGTCGGCGGTGCTGGCAGTGAACGTGGCGTCTATGGCGGCGGCATGGGCGGATACGGGTGGCCGCCGGTGGTGGGACTGGGACTctacggcggcggtggcggcgctccGAGTGGCATTCAACGCGTGGGTGGTGGTGCACCTTTACCCGTTCGCACTTGGGCTGATGGGCCGCCGGAGCAAGGCGTTGAGGCCCATTCTCTTCTTGCTCGGCGTCGTCGCGTACCTTGCTGTCCGCTTCCTCTATCTCGTCTTACAATTCCATTCGGATTAA